The DNA window GACATACAATCCCTTCAGCCAATATCCGGTCATCCGCCTTCACCGGCGATATATCCTTATTCTCATTTGGATGACTGCGTAACAACCATCCGAGACCTGCCGCAAGTACAGCGATCACTATCAAAATCAACAGCCCATATCGTTTTGCAAATGCCATATTCGTGCCTCTCCCCGCTCAATATTTATTCATAGTTTAGTACATCCCGCACACTCAGCCGAGCTGCATTCCAGGCTGGCAGCAAACTCGCAACGACTGACAACAAAATAGCCAGCCCCAGCCAAATACCCACTCCCAGTAAACTAAATGAAAACATCAGGGGATTTTTCAAAAACAACATCCCCACCTGATAACTTAACATTGCCGCCACAGGTACGGCCAAAATCATTCCAGCCATCCAACTCAATAATCCGATACAGAGGGCTTCTACCACAAATACTTTGCCAATATCCCAACTAGAAGCACCCACAGCCCGCATCACTCCGATTTCCCGGGTCCTCTCTAATACGTTAATGCCCATCGTACCAGCCAAGCCTAAAGCCCCCACAACTGCCAGCAAGATTGCCATCATAAGTAAAAAAGTGGTAATAATATCAAATTGGGAACGAATCCGTTGTTTCTGCTCCCAGGTTATTGTCACATTTTTAACTCGCAAATTGCTTTTTTTCAGATATTCTGCTAAATTTCTCCCCAAACTACTTTGTACCACGGTATCTGAAGAATCTGCCACAACCTGTACTGAGCGGGCCTGTCCGGCTTCTTGCACGGCTCGGGAAAACCACTCATAAGGAGTGTATACGATCGGTCCGGCCAGAAGACCCTGAACAATACCAACTACCCTGAATTTCAGTTTGCGTTTTCCCACCATTATCACAGCTGATTCGCCCACTTTTAACTGAGGGCTGTCTTTAAGCACCTCGGTATTCACCACCGCAGCATTCTCATCATCAGGCAATAACCACCGTCCCTCAATTATTTGAGGATAAATCATCTGCGTTTCTACCGGGGGTGCAAGAATAAACACATTATTACTGGCTTCTGTCTCCGACTCTTTCCTTTCGTCTGCCAATATTTGGCCGGACATTCGCCCCCAGCATTCCACCGCTTTCACTCCAGGCACTTCCAATACTGCCTGTTCCATTCTACTGGCTCTAACCGTATGATCAAATTCCACCATAACATCATAATGAAAATAATCCAATGCTTGATCCAAAGTTGAATACAAAGACGCCCGGACGGAAAACACCGCCATAAATACTGTCCCAGCTACAGTCAACGTTAGCAGCGTAAGCACCAGACGTCCCTTACGCCTAAAAGTGTTACGAAGTGACAACAATACCGGTCGTGGTAATCTTTTGAGCCGTTCCAAACCGGAATCAACCAGCCTGTCCACCCATCCCGGAGTCTGAATACCACCGATACCGTAATCATTTAGTGCTTCCCGAACCGTGATACCTGCTCCACGCCATATCGGAACTAAAGCTGCCATGAGAGGCACCAAAACAGCAACTGCCGTTTCCAAAATTACGACTCTGGGCGGTAACGCCAATCCTCCCGAATCAAAATTGAACATTTCGGAAATAAAACCGGTTACCGCCTTGGCAGCCAAGGCCCCCAGAGGAGCTGCCACGATCAGTGCTAAAATACCATAGGCTCCTACCAGACTCAGATACATACGTAATATCTGAGTCCTACTCGCCCCAATAGATTTCATAATTCCCACCTGACGTATCTGTTGAGCTAAAATGGCCGATACGGTATTTACCAATAAAAATGATCCCAAGAACAATGCCAGTACACCAAGCACTGCCAGCAGCAGCAATAGGGCATTAATTGTCCCTTGCATTTGATGTTCCCCAGGTGTATTGACCTGCATCCACGACACCAGCGTATTGCCCTGTTCCAATTTTCTCCAGGCCTGCCGACCTGCAGCCTTAATTGCTGTTGTATCATTCCCCTGCAGCACCCTGGGTTCAACCACTAGATTTACTTGGTTCAATTGACGTGACTCGTCCAACTTTTCTAACGTATCCATATTGATATAACCATAATAATTACCGCTAAACGGGCTAGGCGTTTGATTGGGGTCATATACAACTCCGGCCACTTTTACGGTTCCTTGATGCCCGGTAGACGTTTCTACTATCAGCCGATCGCCTTGCTTCACTCCCAGGGCAACTACCGATGATCGTTCCAAAAGTACCTCGCCGTCCCCCGGAGGCCATGCCCCGGATAAATGACGTACCACATTTACTTTCTGCTTTATATAGTCTGGGATGGCCACCAACATCATCTGCTGCCACTGACTATCGCCAGTTCTGATTCGCAGATTGACATTGCGTCGTCCCTCCACGGCTTTAATATTCTTTAACCTGCGAATGCTTTCCACCAGTTCCTCATTAAACGGATCGGCAAGCAGACTTGCGTTAGCTGGGGATGACACCATAAAACTGGCAACCATATCTCGCTGAAACATTAAATAGGAACTATAAACCATTCCCACTGCAAACACTCCAACGGAAATAGAAAGCACTACTAAAAGCGTACGTATCTTATTACCATAGAGATCTGACCATACCTTACACCAACGCGGCGATAAATAACCATAACGATTCATAGCGCCCCATCCCCATGCCCATCTGATACAATCCGTCCTTCAGAGACCGTGACAATCCGGCTGCCGCATTGCGCTAAATCCTCGTCATGGGTAACCATAAGAATGGTCTTACCACCCTGAGTCAGTTCTCTGAACAACTCAATGACTGCTTCGGCAGTTCGAGGATCAAGATTACCTGTCGGTTCGTCCGCTACTAAAAGCGGTGGATCGTTGGCCAAAGAGCGCGCAATAGCCACCCGTTGTTGCTGGCCTCCGGACAGATTCGTCGGCACCTTATTTGCCTGACTTCCAACGCCCACTAAATTTAACAAATTCATAGCCCGCTCCGGCCGTTCCGCCCGGTCATAGACATTACAAAAATCCATAGGCAGCATGACATTTTCCAACACTGTCAAAGTCGGCAGCAGTTGAAAAAACTGAAACACGACACCTACCATACGCCCCCTCCAGACGGCGATCTGGTCCTCCGTCAGCGTATGCACCGCTGTTCCGGCTACCCGCACTTCCCCTGAAGTAGGCCGGTCTATGCCTGTAATCATATTGATTAAAGTCGATTTCCCGTTGCCAGACTTACCGACCACTGCCACAAATTCACCACTGTCTACCCAAAGATTGATTCCTTTCAAAGCCACAAACTCACCGGCACCCGTCAAATAAACCTTTCGCACATCCGTAAGTTCCACCGCAGCCGCATTTGAGTCAGGCCCGGGTACATCCGCAGCCGCCAGCCAAGGCAGTAATTTCCCAATCATTTAATACGCCCCCTCAAATTTCCAGGCACTTTAAGCCACTAATTTTTATAATATAACTGGAAAAAGAAGTAAGCCCTTCGCAAATTTAGTGCGAGGCTTACTTCTCTTGTTCAGATTTCACTCTATGAAATTACTTTGTATCAGACAGGCGGCAAAGTCATAAACGTATAGACATAATGAACGAACTTCCTACATCCAACTGTAAAGGTATATCCTTTGTCATAATCTTACCGGAAACTTGTTAACAAGCTTCCGGTAAATTGTCCGGCAGCCTCCCGCCAAATAAGTTCAAACTCCAAGCAATTAATCCATACATTCAGCAGTGGAAAAAAAGCTTTAAAGATGCTCTCTTTCGCTGAAAATATCATAAGCAGTCTCTCCTGGCTGTGCTCTTTTCCATCATCTCAATATCCAAACCAAGCCCTGCGGCATTTTCTTTGCGTGCTACCGCAGCAAGCGCTATTTCATCAGAGTGGCTTATGGCCCCCACAATCCCCACAGCCATATCGGTTCGCCATTAGCTCCCTTAAACACAGAACATTTATTGATGCCCATTTGGCTTAATGCGCTATGAGCTGCCGACCTACCAATACAAAATTCACACCGGCGTTTTTGTACAGCTTTAGGACTGAGAAGCTCCAATTCTTCCGGGTAAAGCATCTTTTCATCATAATCAGCCGTCGTTTTCATTGAAAATCCAAAATTATTTTTGAACGGTGATACTATACCCGTCATCCCTGTATACCCCCTTTCACCTGTTATATCCGTAAATTCCTTATTTGAATAACAGCCTGTACAGCCAATGCTTTTTTATATCAACCGCCTTTTTAGGACATAGCTCATGACAGCAAAAACAGTTAATACATTTATCCAAATCCGGTATTGGCTTTCCCGAACTCATATCGATAATTTGGGCCGGACAACCTCTTGCACACTCACCGCAAGAAATGCAGGCAGTATAATTAAACGCCGGTTTGGCCCGTAAGCGTTTTACTAAAAAAGACTCTAAGAATGAGGGAACAATACCACTGAATAGACTCTTGTCTAGCGACCTTGGTAGTTTAAACGGAGGTATCTGCAGATCATTAAGCTGAACTCCCTGAACCGACACATCCTTAAGCTCACCGCTGAAAAGCCCTCTTTCTCTGGCTGCCTTCATTGTAGGAACTTGAAGTGGATGTATTCCCACAATATTAACGGCTGCAGTGTCCAGTGCATAGGGATTTTCAGCTGCCAGAATAAGCCCAACATGCCTTTTTTCCCCCGCCGAAGGTCCATCGCCCTCCATCCCTTCTATTGCGTCAATGACCGTAAATATAGGTTTGATATACTCACATATGTCAATTAAATGGTTGGCAAAGTTTTCCGTATTATTCATTTTTAAATGATACTCAGCTTTTTTCAGTCCGGGTATGACACCGAACAAATTTTTTACCGCCCCAGTATAAACCATCATGCCATGAGTTTTTAATTTTGCTGCTGACACAATGAAGTCAACCTTCGTAGCAATATTAATGATCTCAAAGTGCTTCAATTTTTGCGCCTGTTTATGATAAACACGTACACTGGACGTATCATAATTCAATTCGCAGCCCGTTCTATTAGCAACATCAAACATCCCCGCTGCTCTATAAATACTGGTCAATCTTTTTACAACAAACGGGCCGCCCGGACTATCTCCGATAATCACATTGCATCCTAGATCCTGAAGATACCTGACAATTGCCTCTACGACCACCGGATGGGTGGTAACTGCATCAGCAGGCACATTTTTCTTTAACAAATTGACTTTAACCAAAACTCTTGATCCCGTTTTTACTATGCTCTTGATTTCCTTAAGCTGATCCAAACAATCATAAACTGCTTTTTTTACTTCTTCATACCGGTAGCTCTCACATTTTGTAATGCTGACTGTTTCCATTTAGCCTCCACTCACAAAGAATTCTGACATATTTCTACTTTTTTCCCGTTTATTAATTAAATAAAGCCGACTTTCCGGCAGTGTTCCAGCATCAATTTTACTTTTAAACTGTCTAGTTTAGGCCAGTTAAAATCTAGCGCCTGCAAAATACGTTCGGTTTTTTGATTCCGTACAATAAAAGCGGTTTTACTCGCCCCTTCAAAAAACACATTAGAATGAACAAGAATTCTAGTAATGTAGTTTTGAATTTCTTCATCCTCGTACCGAGCATATAAATATGTCACGAACTTATTTAACGCAACGGTATCAGCCTGAATCCCGGTTTGTTTTAAAAGTTCAGCAAATGAAATGATGCTGATTTGGCGTGGATTGAAAATATGGTAAGTTTCACCTTGCAAGTTTTTCTTATCAAATAGTAATACAATTGCCTTAGCAACATAATCGATAAAAGAAAAATTCAGGATGTTATCTTTTATTTCCGGAAAACAACCCAGTTTTATTAGCGATTTTACAAGCGCATAGAAAGCATTATTGGTTATATTCTCTTGAAAAACACCTGATGAAGAATTAAACACAAGATTTCCCACCCTGAAAATATTTACATCTAATCCCTCGCGGCGCGATTTGAACAAGAACTTTTCCGCTTCCAACTTTGTTGCTACATAATAATTATCCGAATTTTGTCCCAAATCACAATCATATTCTGTGAACACCACCTTATCTTTTCCATCTATAAATCCACTGCCAATACTCGTTGTAGATATAAAATTGTAGGCCTTGGGAATACCGATACTGGCAAATTCAACAAGTTTTTGATTTCCTGTTACATTAACATCAGAAAATTCCGAGTAATGGCCATAATGTTTTACATTAGCTGCAGAATTTATAATATAGTCAATTTTATCAGCTAGTTCCAGATATTTTTCCGGAGTTAAACTAAAATACTCTTTTGATATATCACCGTGAAATACACACAACCTTGTTTGAAAGCAATCACATTGACTTTGTTTGAGATGAAAATAAAAATCCAACTTACCCCATAACCGGTCCCTTGCCACATTATCATTTTCACCTCTTACCATCACAAAAACCCTGTAATCCGTATGTTTTAATAACTGGTATAAAATATGTATGCCAAGATATCCCGTTCCGCCAACAAGCAGAATATTCTTCCCCTGCAAAGTTTGAAAAAGATCCATTTGCTGATAAACCTTATTTTTAAGCCTGTAATCACGTAAAGCACATCGTAATTCACCGTCAAAGCCACTGCATTTTTCGCGTGTAGCCGCTATTTCGCCCATCCCTTCTAGCATTTCTTTTAGTCTGTCTTTTGAATACTTGATCGTATCTGACAATTTTCTGATCGTCTGACTTTGAAAAAGATCATTTATTCCGATTTCAAAATCCAGAGCAAGTTTAGCTACAACCTGTATAGCTTTTAACGAATTTCCCCCTAAGACAAAAAAATTATCGTCAATTCCGATTCTATCCAGTCCAAGTATTTCTTGCCAGACATCTTGTATCCTTTCATCAGCCTTATTTCTTGGAGCGGTATACTTTTCTTCCGACACTCTCCATTCATCAGGCTGAGGCAATGCTCGCCTGTCGATCTTGCCGTTAGAAGTCACAGGCAATTTATTAAGTTGGGTAAAATACACTGGTACCATATATTCAGGCAGTTCCATGAGCATATATTCTCTCAGCTCGTCCGTTGTCACTTCTGTTTCTGCGACTACATAGGCCGCTAAATATTTGTCGTTCGCATGATCCTGTCTGACAATAACCACCGCTTCCTTAACAAACGGATGCTGTAACAACCGGTTTTCTATCTCCCCCAGTTCAATCCGAAATCCCCGAATTTTGACCTGCTGATCCATCCGGCCTACAAATTCAATATTTCCGTCTGAAAGCCATCTGGCAAGGTCACCGGTCCGATACATCCGTTTGCCAGGTGTAAATGGATTTTCTACAAATTTCTCCGCCGTCAATTCCGGCCTATTCAAATACCCTCTGGCTAAACCGTCACTGGAAATACATAGCTCTCCTAAAGCACCGACGGGCTGTAAATGATTGTTTCTATCTACAATATAGACCTGCGTATTATCCATCGGCCGGCCGATGGGAGGAAGCGCAGCGTCATGGTTAGCCGGACTAACAACGCCCCACGTTGTAACAACCGTGCTTTCTGTCGGACCGTAATGGTTAAATAACCTAAACGAAAGCGTGGGGCTTGGTCTGCGATGCAATTTATCACCGCCGGTCAGCATAGCCCTCAGGGCAATAACCGGGGGCCATTTTTCAACAAGCAGCGCTTCTGCCAACGGTGTCGGCATAAAGCATACGCTAATCTGATAATGCTGTAACCACTCAATCAATTTCAGCGGCGACATTCTAGTTTCGTGATCCGGAATATAAAGACCGGCACCGGCAAGCAAGTAGGGCCATATCTCCCATACAGAAGCATCAAAAGCTTGTCCAGCCACAACGGTAGCTCTGTCTTCCGATGCGATGTTATACACCCGACGGTGCCAGGATGCCAGATTCATCAGGCTAGCCTGCTCAATTTGAACTCCTTTTGGCGTACCTGTTGACCCTGAGGTATAAATGACATAGGCTATATCTCTCATCGTATTTTCATGCGTTAAGTTCGCAGAATCCCCCTGGTATACATCCGGACAATCCAAGTCAATCAGTTCCCCGGCAAAGCTAATCTTATGAACCAAGTGCTTCTGCGTTAATAATATCCTGGTTCTACTATCCTGCAGCATATAACTGATTCTATCCGCCGGATACTCCGGATCAATCGGCAAATAAGTTCCTCCGGCCTTTAATATTCCTATAATTCCAAGAATCATTTCCGGTGAACGTTCCGCCATAATGCCCACTATGCTGTTAGCTTTCACTCCTTTACCTCTTAACATCCGCGCCAGCTGGTTAGCTTTTTCATTTATCGCATGATAAGTAAGCCGCTGTGTCAAGAAAGCCACCGCAATATTGTCAGGCGTTCTCATCACCTGCTCTTCAAACAATTCCGGTATCGTCTTATCTTTCGAGTATTCTACTTCTGTATGATTAAAAGCATACAGGAGTTTCTTTTCTTCCGCTTCCGTCATTATGCTTATGTCTTTGACCAAGACTCCGGGATGATCAAGCACGTCTGCCAACATGGCCCTGATCTGCCCTTCAAGTCCCTCAATAAACCATTTATCATAAACCATAGCATTGTATATAAATTTAATACTCAATTCCCGTCCGGGAATAATGACAACATTTAAATCATAATTTGTTTGCTCAAAAACTTCACTCCCCGTTATCATTACGCCAGTGTCATCCTTTGTTACCTCTTCCAGCGGATAATTTTCAAACGCCACAATATGATTGAATAAATCATCTTTTAAAACTGTCCTCCCCTGTATTTCGACAAGAGGACAATAACCATACTGTTCCGCATCAATCGCAGCTTGTTGCACTGACTGCAGCAATGAAACAAGTTCCTGGCTATCGTCAAACTTTATTCTTACAGGTAACGTATTAATAAATAATCCCACCATGTTTTCTACGCCCGCAATTTCATGCGGTCTGCCTGATACAACGGTTCCGAACACCACATCATTCATGTTATTATATCGGGCAAGTAAGAGTCCCCAAACTGTCTGAAACAAGGTACTCAACGTTACATGGCTTTTCCTGGCCATATTTTCAAGATCGTATCTTGTATTCTCTTCCAGACTAAACAGGAATTCCGCACCCTCATAGCTTCCCTGTACAGGCACGCCAGCGTTTTTAGGAAGTAAAGCCGTTTCCTCATAGTCTTGCAAGTATCCCTCCCAATAAGCTGCCGCAGTATTATCGTCCTGCGTATCCAACCAGTTTATGTAGTCACTGTACGGATAAACTGCCGCAGGCTGTGGCAGCTGATTCTTATGCAAAACGGCGTATCCCCGGAAAAATTCTCTAAGTATAATCCCCAAACACCATCCGTCCATAATGATGTGGTGAAAACTCCATATTAACTTACAGCAATCATTCCCGGTCTGAATAATACTCAATCGTATGAGTTGCCCCTTCGAAAGATCAAATCTTTTCATTTTATCTTGCTCTTTAAATGCCGCGATAAATGCCTTTTGATCCTCTGCTGATAAGTGAGTAATGTTCTCAACCTGTATACAAGCCTTTTGTTCCTTCATAACCACTTGAACCGGAGGAACTATTTTTTCATAGACAAACAGGGTTCTGAAACTATCATGCTGATCAACAAGCATTTGGAAACTTCTTTCCAACTGAATGATATCCAGTCTGCCTTCTATTGACAACATCACTTGTTCAAAATACGCTGACGATGTATGATCCAGCATTGCATGATACAGCAGACCTTCCTGCATCGGACTCAGCGTGTACAAATCTTTTATGTTTCTAGTATTTACATTGCTGAAGACCGCTTGAAGTTCATCCATTGTGAGCTTCTTATAAGTAAAATCACTAGGCGTCTGTTCCGTATCGTCGCTTTTTGCGCAATGATGAATAATTTGAGTCAACTTTTCCTGAAATCGTGCGGCAAATTTTGCAATGGTCTCACGTTCATATTCACCGTTATGATATGCAAAGGTAAGCATCAATCTTCCCTGATTAACCATGCCGTTTATATCAACAGCATACGGACATTCCATATTGGGCGACATCCCCTGGCCCAGGGAAACATCCGCAATAGAAAATAGATCCCGATCTGTCACAATATCGAATTGTCCCAGATAATTAAAGCTTATTTCCGGCTTTAAATTAAACCGCAGTGAATCTTTATTTTCCGGTAACGTCAGATATTTTAAAATTCCATAACCGATTCCCTTGTTAGGAATCTGCCGAAGATTTTCTTTTACAGCTTTTATCCGGTTGGCAAGATCCCGTTTTTCTCCCCAATTCAGTACCACCGGATATTGAGCGGTAAACCAGCCGACTGTCCTGGATACATCTACGTTTTGAATGATTTCCTCCCTGCCGTGCCCTTCAAGATTAATTAATACATTTTCCTGACCGGTCCATTCCCCAATCGCGAATCCTAATGCTGCAAGCAAAATATCGTTAACCTCGGTATTATAGGCTCGATTCACATCTTTAAGTAATCTTGCCGTATCCTCTCCCGTTAATTCCACACGAACTTGCTCAATGTCCTGATACTTTCTTTCGGTAATTGGCCGATCTTTAGGCAACGGATTTATATTCACTGCTTCCAGACCAACCCAGTAATCAATCTCACTTAACAGTTCTCGCCTGTTGGCATATGCAGATAACTGCGCCGACCAATCGGAAAATGAATCTGTCTTAGCCGGAAATTTAATTTCCTCGTCTTTGGACGCCTGCATATATCCATTAAAAAGATCCTGAAGTATAATTCTCCAGGATACTCCGTCAACAACCAGATGATGAATCACCAGCAGGAGGTAATCTCCCGCTCTAGTCTGAAAGCGGCAAGCCTTAACCAATGGCCCGTTATCAAGATCGATGCTTTTCTGAAGTCTATCCGCCTCGGCTTCGATAGCTGCCAGGAAGTTATCTTGGTTTAATAAGTCAACAGTTTCCAAAGAATACAGTTGTCCTTCCATTCCCCTGTTATAGAGAACAATTCCGTCGCCTTCCCTGCTTACTACCATTCTGAGCGCGTCATGATGCTCAACAAGTTTGGTAAATACCTTTCGCAGAATACCTTCAGCAAAACCTTGGGAACCATAAATCAAAACCGACTGGTTAAAATGATGTTTTTCGCCAAACCGTTGCTCAAACAACCAATGCTGCACAGGCGTCAAATTTGCATTTCCTTCAACAATACCTTGCTCCACTATATTTGCAACTTTTTTGACTAAGCTGCTTACCTCTTCGATCACGGGATGTTTAAACAAATCTTTCATTTCCAGTTTTAGTCCATAATCATTCAATTGTGACAATACCTGTATCGCTTTGATCGAGTCTCCGCCCAAATGAAAAAAGTTATCCTTTACTCCGATCCTCTCCGTCTGTAATACATTTTGCCATACATGAACCAATACGGCTTCCGTTTCGTTTTTTGGCGCTATATATTCCACATCCGAATCGATGCTACGGTCCGGCTCAGGCAGCACCCGTTTGTCAATTTTACCATTAAGCGTCAATGGCATACGATCCAGTCGTATTATGTAGGCCGGAACCATATAATCCGGCAGTTCTTTTACCAAATATTCTCTAAGTTCATCTACCGTCAATTTATCATCTGAAACAAAATATGCAACCAAATATGTATCACCCTGTGAATCCTTCTTTTCAATTACAACCGCATCCTTAACCGATTGATGCTTTACTAGCCGCGTTTCTATTTCTCCCAGTTCAATTCTGAATCCCCTGATCTTTACCTGGGAATCGCTCCGGCCAATGTATTCGATATTACCATCAGGCTTCCATCTTGCAAGATCCCCGGTCTTGTACATCCGTACACCCTTACAATAAGGATGAGGTACAAATTTTTCCGCCGTCAGTTTCGGTCGGTTAAGATAACCGCGCGCCAGTCCGTCTCCCCCTATACACAACTCACCTACCGCCCCCATAGGCAGCAGCCGATTCCCCTCGTCAAGAATCCAAATCTCCGTATTACTGATCGGACCGCCTATCGGAACCAGCCCGTCGCCCAGTTCCTGTTCGTTGTATTCCCATGTAGTGGCAATAACCGTTGCCTCAGTAGGTCCATAAGCGTTACGATAGGCCACCCGGTCCTTCCATTTATCAACCAGCCCTTTTGTTATGGCAGATCCACCTGTAAATAATTGTTTTAATTTAGGTACCCTTTCCGGCTTTATACCATTCAAGTAGGTAGGTGGCAAGAGAGTTACAGTTATTCCGTTGTTATTGATATAATTTTCAAAATCAACAAGATTATTAATCGTTTCACGCTTTACAATGAACAATGTTGCTCCAATCAACAAGCTGGTAAACATTTCCCAAACGGAAGCGTCAAAGGAACTGCTAGCAAATTGCAGCATCTTATCCTGTCCACCTAACTGATAATTCTCGCTAAAAAAGGTAGTCAGATTGATAATTCCCCGGTGCTCAATCATAACACCCTTTGGTTTTCCTGTTGAACCCGAAGTATAGATAATATACGCCAAATTTTCCGACGTATTTATCCTACCTAGATTGCCCGCATCGCCTCTATATAAACTAATATCTTCCATATCAAGTACTTTCCCTTGATAAGCATAGCTATCTTTCAACTGGCCTTGAGTCAGCAAAATGCCGGTAGAACTATCCTCCAACATATATTGAATCCTGTCCGGTGGATAGGTTGGGTCGATCGGCAAATAAGCGCCACCTGCCTTAAGTACTCCTAAAATACTAATAACCATCGCAATTGACCGATTGGCCATGATACCTACAATACCGTCAGGCTTTACTCCGTTTCTTATTAATACTCTGGCCAATTGATTTGCCTTGGCGTTCAACTCCCCGTAAGTCAGCTGCTTACTGTCAGCTACTACCGCTAATTTTTCCGGCATTTTTGCCGCTTGTTCCTCAAATACTGTCTGAATGGTTTGCTCTCGGCAATACGCTGCCTTGGTATCATTAAAATCACACAAAAGCTTATGCTTTTCTTCTTCAGGTATTATTTCGATTTCAGAAATGCTTTTCTCACTGCTCTTAAGCATTTCACCCAGCAAATAGTTAAAATGCATC is part of the Pelorhabdus rhamnosifermentans genome and encodes:
- a CDS encoding non-ribosomal peptide synthetase, which gives rise to MHKTGVVHAEYPLTSYQKDIWLEQCLYSGKPIYNLGGYIAIQGIIDPEIFGEAIHTLIKNNDSLRIRIIEKASEPYLKILSEVKYDVPFYDFSSREEPDTACLNWLKQEFLKPFEFDGNLFQFALLKSDDQTYFWLLKFHHIIIDGFGVSMLYKQVIEKYNQIATGSKEPDKTIYSYTEFIEENNRYLSSPAFLKDKEFWQEKYQAIPEPLFNRNMDDHGNSVVSDRITFSIKRSLYDQVVAFSQANGCTAFHFILAVLSIYFGRVCSRDELVIGVPISNRGKAKNKQIMGLFANVIPLRVQLEEKLSFRELMLAIKGNLMEDYRHQKFPFGEIYRTVFNQAKDKGNLFDISLSYVNREFSENFITASNYDIVSMAHQHERNALTIFVREYNSERDIDIDFDYQLSAFEKFIPIDHVAMHFNYLLGEMLKSSEKSISEIEIIPEEEKHKLLCDFNDTKAAYCREQTIQTVFEEQAAKMPEKLAVVADSKQLTYGELNAKANQLARVLIRNGVKPDGIVGIMANRSIAMVISILGVLKAGGAYLPIDPTYPPDRIQYMLEDSSTGILLTQGQLKDSYAYQGKVLDMEDISLYRGDAGNLGRINTSENLAYIIYTSGSTGKPKGVMIEHRGIINLTTFFSENYQLGGQDKMLQFASSSFDASVWEMFTSLLIGATLFIVKRETINNLVDFENYINNNGITVTLLPPTYLNGIKPERVPKLKQLFTGGSAITKGLVDKWKDRVAYRNAYGPTEATVIATTWEYNEQELGDGLVPIGGPISNTEIWILDEGNRLLPMGAVGELCIGGDGLARGYLNRPKLTAEKFVPHPYCKGVRMYKTGDLARWKPDGNIEYIGRSDSQVKIRGFRIELGEIETRLVKHQSVKDAVVIEKKDSQGDTYLVAYFVSDDKLTVDELREYLVKELPDYMVPAYIIRLDRMPLTLNGKIDKRVLPEPDRSIDSDVEYIAPKNETEAVLVHVWQNVLQTERIGVKDNFFHLGGDSIKAIQVLSQLNDYGLKLEMKDLFKHPVIEEVSSLVKKVANIVEQGIVEGNANLTPVQHWLFEQRFGEKHHFNQSVLIYGSQGFAEGILRKVFTKLVEHHDALRMVVSREGDGIVLYNRGMEGQLYSLETVDLLNQDNFLAAIEAEADRLQKSIDLDNGPLVKACRFQTRAGDYLLLVIHHLVVDGVSWRIILQDLFNGYMQASKDEEIKFPAKTDSFSDWSAQLSAYANRRELLSEIDYWVGLEAVNINPLPKDRPITERKYQDIEQVRVELTGEDTARLLKDVNRAYNTEVNDILLAALGFAIGEWTGQENVLINLEGHGREEIIQNVDVSRTVGWFTAQYPVVLNWGEKRDLANRIKAVKENLRQIPNKGIGYGILKYLTLPENKDSLRFNLKPEISFNYLGQFDIVTDRDLFSIADVSLGQGMSPNMECPYAVDINGMVNQGRLMLTFAYHNGEYERETIAKFAARFQEKLTQIIHHCAKSDDTEQTPSDFTYKKLTMDELQAVFSNVNTRNIKDLYTLSPMQEGLLYHAMLDHTSSAYFEQVMLSIEGRLDIIQLERSFQMLVDQHDSFRTLFVYEKIVPPVQVVMKEQKACIQVENITHLSAEDQKAFIAAFKEQDKMKRFDLSKGQLIRLSIIQTGNDCCKLIWSFHHIIMDGWCLGIILREFFRGYAVLHKNQLPQPAAVYPYSDYINWLDTQDDNTAAAYWEGYLQDYEETALLPKNAGVPVQGSYEGAEFLFSLEENTRYDLENMARKSHVTLSTLFQTVWGLLLARYNNMNDVVFGTVVSGRPHEIAGVENMVGLFINTLPVRIKFDDSQELVSLLQSVQQAAIDAEQYGYCPLVEIQGRTVLKDDLFNHIVAFENYPLEEVTKDDTGVMITGSEVFEQTNYDLNVVIIPGRELSIKFIYNAMVYDKWFIEGLEGQIRAMLADVLDHPGVLVKDISIMTEAEEKKLLYAFNHTEVEYSKDKTIPELFEEQVMRTPDNIAVAFLTQRLTYHAINEKANQLARMLRGKGVKANSIVGIMAERSPEMILGIIGILKAGGTYLPIDPEYPADRISYMLQDSRTRILLTQKHLVHKISFAGELIDLDCPDVYQGDSANLTHENTMRDIAYVIYTSGSTGTPKGVQIEQASLMNLASWHRRVYNIASEDRATVVAGQAFDASVWEIWPYLLAGAGLYIPDHETRMSPLKLIEWLQHYQISVCFMPTPLAEALLVEKWPPVIALRAMLTGGDKLHRRPSPTLSFRLFNHYGPTESTVVTTWGVVSPANHDAALPPIGRPMDNTQVYIVDRNNHLQPVGALGELCISSDGLARGYLNRPELTAEKFVENPFTPGKRMYRTGDLARWLSDGNIEFVGRMDQQVKIRGFRIELGEIENRLLQHPFVKEAVVIVRQDHANDKYLAAYVVAETEVTTDELREYMLMELPEYMVPVYFTQLNKLPVTSNGKIDRRALPQPDEWRVSEEKYTAPRNKADERIQDVWQEILGLDRIGIDDNFFVLGGNSLKAIQVVAKLALDFEIGINDLFQSQTIRKLSDTIKYSKDRLKEMLEGMGEIAATREKCSGFDGELRCALRDYRLKNKVYQQMDLFQTLQGKNILLVGGTGYLGIHILYQLLKHTDYRVFVMVRGENDNVARDRLWGKLDFYFHLKQSQCDCFQTRLCVFHGDISKEYFSLTPEKYLELADKIDYIINSAANVKHYGHYSEFSDVNVTGNQKLVEFASIGIPKAYNFISTTSIGSGFIDGKDKVVFTEYDCDLGQNSDNYYVATKLEAEKFLFKSRREGLDVNIFRVGNLVFNSSSGVFQENITNNAFYALVKSLIKLGCFPEIKDNILNFSFIDYVAKAIVLLFDKKNLQGETYHIFNPRQISIISFAELLKQTGIQADTVALNKFVTYLYARYEDEEIQNYITRILVHSNVFFEGASKTAFIVRNQKTERILQALDFNWPKLDSLKVKLMLEHCRKVGFI